One genomic segment of Marinitoga piezophila KA3 includes these proteins:
- a CDS encoding sensor histidine kinase, giving the protein MKFQMKNSIRNEILFLNISLTFTILLIIFFVILNIFQNNILDNVIKKMIKNSQESQIYIMDTLKNFSFEDVYFQLEELSPFLADYISNKYNLRVQLYNNKKRLLFDTAFSNKKYFVYQDIHYASNNMKNYIIKKYGKEKILFFSSPILFKNEVIGVIRFIYPMNNEFRIINSIARKLIFLDFIAIIFVILLNYYFSNSIVRPIKKLKLETEKIANGNFDSRIYIKSNDEINSLVNSFNKMAENLEKYIYSLKEEKEKQKMFIDNVTHELKTPITSILGHAELVKRLKNKEDINKSLDYILSEGHRLLDMVEEVLYLSKINKNSFDFEFSFIRIEELINDVISLLNPRFKKFGIKIIKNFEEELLCIDYLKIKEVLLNILDNSIKHSKCTEIFISSYKELNYYCLVISDNGIGIDEKIKKEIFQPFISSKGKNSFGLGLTISKEIMAKHNGEIQMESSNTGTKIVLKFPLDKKRCKDNE; this is encoded by the coding sequence TTGAAATTTCAAATGAAGAATAGCATTAGAAATGAGATATTATTTTTGAATATTTCTCTCACATTTACCATATTATTAATTATATTTTTTGTTATTCTGAATATTTTTCAGAATAACATTCTGGATAATGTAATAAAAAAAATGATAAAAAATAGTCAGGAATCACAGATATATATAATGGATACATTAAAAAATTTCAGTTTTGAAGATGTATATTTTCAACTTGAAGAACTCTCGCCATTTCTTGCCGATTATATCTCTAATAAATACAATCTTCGGGTTCAATTGTATAATAACAAAAAAAGACTGTTATTTGATACTGCTTTTTCAAATAAAAAGTATTTTGTTTATCAGGATATACATTATGCATCAAATAATATGAAAAATTATATAATAAAAAAATATGGAAAAGAAAAAATTCTTTTCTTTTCCTCACCCATATTATTTAAAAATGAGGTAATAGGGGTTATCAGATTTATATATCCAATGAATAATGAATTTAGAATAATAAATTCTATAGCTAGAAAGCTTATATTTCTTGATTTCATAGCTATAATTTTTGTTATATTATTGAATTATTATTTTTCTAACAGTATAGTAAGGCCAATAAAAAAATTAAAGTTAGAAACAGAAAAAATAGCAAATGGTAATTTTGACTCAAGAATATATATAAAAAGCAATGATGAAATAAATTCACTTGTTAATTCATTTAATAAAATGGCAGAAAACCTTGAAAAATATATATATTCTTTGAAAGAAGAAAAAGAAAAACAAAAAATGTTTATAGATAACGTAACTCATGAATTAAAAACACCCATAACCTCTATATTAGGACATGCTGAATTAGTAAAAAGATTAAAAAACAAAGAAGATATAAATAAATCCTTAGATTATATCCTTTCAGAAGGACATAGACTTTTAGATATGGTAGAAGAAGTATTATATCTTTCTAAAATAAACAAAAATTCATTTGATTTTGAATTTTCATTTATAAGAATCGAGGAACTTATAAATGATGTTATCTCTTTATTGAATCCAAGATTTAAAAAGTTTGGTATTAAAATAATAAAAAATTTTGAAGAAGAATTATTATGTATAGATTATCTCAAGATAAAAGAGGTTTTATTAAATATTCTGGATAATTCAATTAAACATAGTAAATGTACAGAAATATTTATCTCATCTTATAAAGAGTTAAATTATTATTGTCTGGTAATATCAGATAATGGAATTGGTATCGATGAAAAAATAAAAAAAGAAATTTTTCAGCCATTTATTTCGTCAAAAGGGAAAAACAGCTTTGGTCTCGGACTGACAATTTCAAAAGAGATTATGGCAAAGCATAATGGTGAAATTCAAATGGAGTCTTCGAATACCGGAACAAAAATAGTATTAAAGTTTCCGCTTGATAAAAAGAGGTGCAAAGATAATGAATAA
- a CDS encoding response regulator transcription factor yields the protein MKILIIEDEKSILDLIKMNLILEDFEVISSERGEDGINLFKSEMPDLVILDLMLPDIDGFEVLKKLQNMDYNIPIIILTAKNNQNDKLLGLELGADDYITKPFDSKELILRIRNILKRIKKSRFSNDDKTALNVRNKILIYPDERKVLIDSKEIYFTKKEFELFYLLVKNTNKVLSRNAILEKIWGFDSSIDTRAVDMTVQRIRKKIGKCGYLIKSLYGVGYKFEISNEE from the coding sequence ATGAAAATACTTATAATTGAAGATGAAAAAAGCATTCTTGATCTTATTAAAATGAATCTTATTTTAGAAGATTTTGAAGTTATTTCCTCAGAAAGAGGAGAAGATGGGATAAATTTGTTTAAAAGCGAAATGCCAGATCTTGTTATATTGGATTTAATGCTTCCTGATATTGATGGATTTGAGGTTTTAAAAAAGTTGCAAAATATGGATTATAATATTCCAATTATTATTTTAACTGCTAAAAATAATCAAAATGATAAATTATTAGGTCTGGAATTAGGGGCGGATGATTATATTACAAAACCATTTGACAGCAAAGAATTGATATTAAGAATAAGAAATATATTAAAAAGAATAAAAAAATCAAGATTTTCTAATGATGATAAAACAGCTCTTAATGTGAGGAATAAAATTTTAATTTATCCTGATGAAAGAAAGGTATTAATAGATTCAAAGGAAATATATTTTACAAAGAAAGAATTTGAATTATTCTATTTGCTTGTAAAAAATACAAACAAAGTTTTATCAAGAAATGCTATATTGGAAAAAATCTGGGGGTTTGATTCATCTATAGACACAAGAGCTGTAGATATGACTGTTCAAAGAATAAGAAAGAAGATAGGCAAATGTGGATATTTAATAAAATCTTTATATGGAGTTGGTTATAAATTTGAAATTTCAAATGAAGAATAG
- a CDS encoding HD-GYP domain-containing protein — protein MGFEKHKIYDPTGLSRKVLNKFLFEYVDTPKNTVIRISDKQMECEMPYILIKDKEIQLINDERFPKSIPNSEKAFQLLLLSMLSDSFEEAPFELLYLLEEKRKEVAEFIKNLIVLLEVEDKKTSMSHTQRVAFYSKKWAEYMKKDPEEIELIYDVAMLHDVGRIGIEQLMLFSKTRVFDLEQWDLEHTVAGSVFLGNRKELWYAMDVVRSHHEFWNGTGFPDHLKGEEIPYHARLIGIVDWFDWATHTATSEHFGILSPEEALNYIEFNLGKKFDPNLGQSFIDFMKDFLKTEKFI, from the coding sequence ATGGGATTCGAAAAACATAAAATCTACGATCCTACAGGATTAAGTAGAAAGGTTTTAAATAAATTTTTATTTGAATATGTAGATACCCCTAAAAATACGGTTATAAGAATTTCCGATAAGCAGATGGAATGTGAGATGCCCTACATTTTGATAAAAGATAAAGAAATACAGTTAATTAATGATGAAAGGTTTCCGAAATCAATTCCAAATTCTGAAAAGGCATTTCAACTTCTCTTATTGAGTATGTTATCTGATTCATTTGAGGAAGCTCCATTTGAACTTTTATATTTGCTTGAAGAAAAAAGAAAAGAGGTTGCAGAGTTTATAAAAAATTTAATAGTACTTCTTGAAGTTGAAGATAAAAAGACAAGTATGAGTCATACACAACGTGTAGCATTTTATTCAAAAAAATGGGCGGAATATATGAAAAAAGATCCTGAAGAAATTGAATTAATATATGATGTAGCTATGTTACACGATGTAGGAAGAATTGGTATTGAACAATTAATGCTATTTTCAAAAACAAGGGTTTTTGATTTAGAACAATGGGATTTAGAACATACAGTAGCAGGTTCTGTATTTTTAGGAAATAGAAAAGAACTCTGGTATGCCATGGATGTAGTAAGATCTCACCATGAGTTCTGGAATGGAACAGGATTTCCAGATCACCTAAAAGGTGAAGAAATTCCATATCATGCACGTTTAATAGGAATTGTTGATTGGTTTGATTGGGCCACTCACACAGCAACTTCTGAACATTTTGGAATTTTATCTCCGGAAGAAGCTTTAAATTATATTGAGTTTAATCTTGGAAAGAAGTTTGATCCAAATCTTGGACAATCATTTATAGATTTTATGAAAGATTTTCTTAAGACAGAAAAATTTATTTAA
- the tilS gene encoding tRNA lysidine(34) synthetase TilS encodes MKIEFKVLKFIRKYNMYSPGDRVLLGVSGGRDSMVMLDIMDKLKDILKIEIGVAHFNHSLRKEADSEEDFVKSEVLKRKITFYSKKEDVKNYAKTHKIGIEEAARTLRYNYFREILKKEKYNKIAIAHYSRDLSETVVYRLIKGTGIYGIGGLLPINENVTRPILILNFENLEKYVTINNVNYVIDQSNFDTKYTRNKIRHKILPYFKEINEEYENAIFRFAEITWEYRNFVENIFNSRVEIKENIYILSLENDFIDNEILRLIFLKLNKLPPSKEETEKLLKMKSKGKRKINGLIIIKNKDKLEISKEVNSLGGK; translated from the coding sequence ATGAAAATTGAATTTAAAGTATTAAAATTTATTAGAAAATATAATATGTATTCTCCGGGAGATAGGGTATTATTAGGGGTTTCCGGCGGACGTGATTCAATGGTAATGCTTGATATAATGGATAAATTAAAAGATATTTTGAAAATAGAGATAGGAGTTGCGCACTTTAATCATTCGCTCAGAAAAGAAGCAGATTCTGAAGAAGATTTTGTAAAAAGTGAAGTATTAAAAAGAAAAATTACATTTTATTCTAAAAAAGAAGATGTTAAAAACTATGCAAAAACGCATAAAATTGGCATTGAAGAAGCTGCAAGAACTTTAAGATATAATTATTTTAGGGAAATTTTAAAAAAAGAAAAATATAATAAAATAGCTATAGCTCATTATTCCAGAGATTTAAGCGAAACTGTGGTTTATAGACTGATAAAAGGTACAGGAATATATGGCATTGGAGGATTGCTTCCCATAAACGAAAATGTTACACGCCCGATATTAATTTTAAATTTTGAAAATCTCGAAAAATATGTTACAATTAACAATGTTAACTATGTAATTGATCAGTCGAATTTTGATACAAAATATACCCGAAATAAAATAAGGCATAAAATCCTTCCTTATTTCAAAGAAATAAATGAAGAATACGAAAATGCAATATTTAGATTTGCTGAAATAACATGGGAATACAGGAATTTCGTAGAAAATATCTTTAATTCGCGAGTTGAAATAAAAGAAAACATTTACATTCTTTCTTTAGAAAATGACTTTATTGACAATGAAATTCTAAGGCTTATTTTTTTAAAATTAAACAAGTTACCACCTTCAAAAGAAGAAACAGAAAAATTATTAAAAATGAAATCAAAAGGAAAAAGAAAAATCAACGGATTAATAATAATAAAGAATAAAGATAAGTTAGAGATATCAAAGGAGGTAAATTCTCTTGGCGGAAAATAA
- the ftsH gene encoding ATP-dependent zinc metalloprotease FtsH, whose amino-acid sequence MAENKNNDGKNFKKHIGIISVYLVIGLIIFFIIKGMSVDTTNLTISYTQFLDLVDNHKVSKVIVEDTGKVKIKTIDGQNYELFAPVVLKDTDFIDKLIQNKVEVDFKQDVTSGWIYGILSYVVPFVILIFLWMIMLRPLTGRGPQGMNFTKSPARKYDPEKERVTFDDVAGVDEAKEELQDIVKFLKNPQSFNKLGARMPKGILLVGPPGTGKTLVARAVAGEAKVPFFYISGSDFVELFVGVGAARVRDLFSQAKANAPAIIFIDEIDAVGRQRGAGLGGGHDEREQTLNQLLVEMDGFDPRSGIIIMAATNRPDILDKALLRPGRFDKKVVLDMPDVKGRAQILKIHMRGKPISPDIDVDVLARRTPGFSGADLENLINEAALLSARKGKKIIEMEEMEEAIDRIIAGPARKSRVISEKTRKIIAYHELGHAIVGALLPNADPVHKVTIVPRGHQALGFTLQLPLEDRYLMTKEEILDRITGILGGRAAEELVFNQITSGAANDLQKATEYARIMVLKFGMSERLGPVAWGAEEEEVFLGKELAKMKNYSEETASEIDNEVKRIIIESYEKAKKILSDNRDKLDSIAAILLEKETLSGEELNELLGVSNSKNEDSPIEDSEGVENDGGDLERS is encoded by the coding sequence TTGGCGGAAAATAAGAATAATGATGGAAAAAATTTCAAAAAGCATATAGGAATTATTTCTGTATATTTAGTAATTGGTCTGATTATATTCTTTATTATAAAAGGTATGTCAGTTGATACAACAAATCTTACTATTAGTTACACACAGTTTTTAGATCTCGTTGATAACCATAAAGTTTCAAAGGTAATTGTTGAAGATACAGGTAAAGTAAAAATAAAAACTATTGATGGTCAAAATTATGAACTTTTTGCTCCGGTTGTTTTAAAAGATACTGATTTTATAGATAAGCTTATTCAAAATAAAGTGGAAGTTGATTTCAAACAGGATGTAACTTCTGGATGGATATATGGAATTTTAAGCTATGTAGTTCCATTTGTAATACTAATATTCCTGTGGATGATAATGTTAAGACCTCTTACCGGTAGAGGACCACAGGGAATGAACTTTACAAAAAGTCCTGCAAGAAAATATGATCCAGAAAAGGAAAGAGTTACATTTGATGATGTTGCTGGTGTTGACGAAGCAAAAGAAGAATTACAGGATATAGTAAAGTTTTTAAAAAATCCACAATCATTTAACAAACTTGGAGCAAGAATGCCAAAGGGAATTTTGCTTGTTGGACCTCCAGGTACCGGTAAAACTCTTGTAGCAAGAGCAGTAGCTGGTGAAGCAAAGGTACCGTTCTTTTATATAAGTGGTTCCGATTTTGTTGAATTATTTGTTGGTGTTGGTGCTGCAAGAGTTAGGGATTTATTCTCTCAGGCTAAAGCTAATGCTCCAGCAATTATATTTATTGATGAAATAGATGCCGTCGGTCGTCAAAGAGGCGCAGGACTTGGTGGCGGCCACGATGAAAGAGAACAGACACTTAACCAATTACTTGTTGAAATGGACGGTTTTGATCCAAGATCAGGTATAATTATAATGGCTGCTACAAACAGACCGGATATTTTAGATAAGGCATTATTAAGACCTGGAAGATTTGATAAAAAAGTTGTCCTTGATATGCCTGATGTAAAAGGAAGAGCTCAAATATTAAAAATACATATGAGAGGAAAACCTATTTCTCCAGATATTGATGTTGATGTACTTGCAAGAAGAACTCCAGGATTTTCAGGTGCAGATCTTGAAAATCTTATTAATGAAGCGGCATTACTTTCTGCAAGAAAGGGTAAAAAGATTATTGAAATGGAAGAAATGGAAGAGGCTATTGATAGAATAATTGCAGGTCCAGCAAGAAAAAGCAGGGTAATATCTGAAAAAACCAGAAAGATTATTGCCTATCATGAATTAGGTCATGCTATAGTTGGTGCATTATTGCCAAATGCAGATCCAGTCCATAAGGTTACAATAGTTCCAAGAGGTCATCAGGCTTTAGGTTTTACATTGCAATTACCTCTTGAAGATAGATATTTAATGACAAAAGAAGAGATATTGGATAGAATAACAGGTATTTTAGGCGGAAGAGCTGCAGAAGAACTTGTATTTAATCAAATAACAAGCGGAGCAGCAAATGATCTCCAGAAAGCTACAGAATATGCAAGAATTATGGTTTTAAAATTTGGAATGAGTGAAAGACTTGGTCCAGTAGCCTGGGGTGCTGAAGAAGAAGAAGTATTCCTTGGTAAAGAATTAGCAAAAATGAAAAACTACAGTGAAGAAACCGCTAGCGAAATAGACAATGAAGTAAAAAGAATTATTATAGAGTCTTATGAAAAAGCAAAAAAGATTTTATCTGACAATAGAGATAAACTTGATTCTATTGCTGCAATATTGCTTGAAAAGGAAACATTAAGCGGTGAAGAATTAAACGAGTTATTGGGTGTATCAAATTCCAAAAATGAAGATTCACCTATTGAAGATTCCGAGGGGGTGGAAAACGATGGAGGTGATCTGGAAAGAAGTTAA
- a CDS encoding thioesterase family protein, protein MEVIWKEVKELEGKEFNYSFSVNDESFLWSEKEEFKDFHLLSTTALLEEVFRASTEIVSPLIPEHVMVVSSAKINHIAPTPYGFKVYMKIKIVYVKGNKIKFFVEVFDEMEKIAEVEFKRVIVNSKALKRRTNDKSTKLM, encoded by the coding sequence ATGGAGGTGATCTGGAAAGAAGTTAAGGAATTAGAGGGGAAAGAATTTAACTACTCTTTTTCCGTTAATGATGAAAGCTTCTTATGGTCTGAAAAAGAAGAGTTTAAAGATTTTCATCTATTATCAACAACAGCATTATTAGAAGAGGTTTTTAGGGCTTCTACAGAAATAGTCAGTCCTTTAATTCCTGAACATGTAATGGTTGTATCCTCGGCTAAAATAAATCATATCGCTCCAACACCATATGGTTTTAAAGTATATATGAAAATAAAGATTGTATATGTAAAGGGAAATAAGATAAAATTCTTTGTAGAAGTTTTTGATGAAATGGAAAAAATTGCAGAAGTAGAATTTAAACGTGTAATAGTCAACAGCAAAGCTTTAAAAAGAAGAACAAACGACAAATCAACAAAATTAATGTAA
- a CDS encoding response regulator transcription factor has protein sequence MGKKVIMIIEDDPAISEMLNFNLTKEGYDVVLASDADEAVKVIEEKDVDFFIVDIMLPGSMDGFDFIRTIKSNEKFKNAPVLILSAKDDPADKVAGLELGSDDYVTKPFNVRELIARIKSIFRRQQQAMQIKEEGPKKIIAKDLEIDTERYEVLIRGNPVELTPLEFELLTFLAKNEGKVFSRDVLLDKLWGYDYFGDTRTVDVHIRRLRTKIEEDPSNPKYIITVRGKGYKFRDPGKEKLD, from the coding sequence ATGGGTAAAAAGGTTATTATGATCATTGAAGATGATCCAGCAATTTCCGAAATGCTGAATTTTAATTTAACAAAGGAAGGTTATGATGTTGTATTAGCTTCAGATGCAGATGAAGCAGTAAAGGTAATAGAAGAAAAGGATGTAGACTTTTTCATAGTTGATATTATGTTACCTGGTTCAATGGATGGATTTGATTTCATAAGAACAATAAAGAGCAATGAAAAATTCAAAAATGCACCTGTTCTTATTTTAAGTGCAAAAGATGATCCAGCTGATAAAGTTGCTGGACTTGAACTTGGAAGTGATGACTACGTAACAAAACCTTTTAACGTAAGAGAATTAATTGCAAGAATTAAATCAATTTTCAGAAGACAACAACAGGCAATGCAAATAAAAGAAGAAGGTCCAAAGAAGATTATTGCAAAGGATCTTGAAATTGATACAGAAAGATATGAAGTTCTTATTAGAGGTAACCCTGTTGAATTAACACCTCTTGAATTTGAATTATTGACCTTCCTCGCTAAAAACGAAGGAAAAGTATTCAGCAGAGATGTATTATTGGATAAATTATGGGGTTATGACTATTTTGGAGACACAAGAACAGTTGACGTACATATAAGAAGATTAAGAACAAAAATCGAAGAAGATCCTTCAAATCCAAAATACATAATTACAGTTAGAGGAAAAGGTTATAAATTCAGAGATCCTGGAAAGGAAAAATTAGACTAA
- a CDS encoding sensor histidine kinase has translation MTYFLLISIFLVVLYYVVTAYMSLKKETSKLKSSISRVLSISASDPATEFLVHSLEEKIKDLNKKMDIEKRKRKNIYSILNNISEAIMLVFYNESSDRLILDYANKGAQNLFITSDFLGKTLSEILEDHTLIDLILKSYRKNENLKEEIIIYSPKKSFFNCEIKKVTLDTEHEQNYRIVILRDITKEKELDLMRREFLTVMSHELKTPLTAIHGYAETLLMSDENMSPQAIRFLRIIEDESSRLTRLINDLQDISRLERKDYEYHFKELNISNLIKKVYMIFESLVKDMDVKLYLDIEKELIITGDEDRLMQVAYNILDNAVKFTYIKENGPKEIFIRLYSGKEDEIIFEVEDTGIGIPERERNKIFNLFYRVDKSRSRQIPGTGIGLYIVKQILEKHRAYIEVDSEEQQGTLIKIIFKGRSLNETSRHNS, from the coding sequence GTGACATACTTTTTATTAATATCCATTTTTTTGGTTGTACTATATTATGTTGTAACCGCATATATGTCTTTAAAAAAAGAAACTTCGAAATTAAAATCATCTATATCAAGAGTATTATCTATCAGTGCCAGCGATCCTGCCACTGAATTTTTGGTACATTCTCTTGAAGAAAAGATAAAAGACTTAAATAAAAAAATGGATATAGAAAAAAGAAAAAGAAAAAATATCTATTCTATTTTGAATAATATCTCTGAAGCTATAATGCTCGTCTTTTATAATGAAAGTTCTGATAGATTAATACTTGATTATGCCAACAAAGGAGCTCAAAATCTTTTCATAACTTCTGATTTTTTAGGGAAAACGTTATCAGAAATCCTTGAAGATCATACACTTATAGACTTAATTTTAAAAAGTTATAGAAAAAATGAGAACTTAAAGGAAGAGATCATTATATATAGCCCTAAAAAATCTTTCTTTAATTGCGAGATAAAAAAAGTAACTTTAGATACAGAACATGAACAAAACTATAGAATAGTTATTTTACGAGATATCACGAAAGAAAAGGAACTCGATTTAATGAGAAGAGAATTTCTCACCGTTATGTCACACGAATTAAAAACACCACTTACTGCTATACATGGATATGCAGAAACATTGCTTATGAGCGATGAAAATATGTCTCCACAGGCAATTAGATTTTTGAGAATAATTGAAGATGAATCTTCAAGACTAACAAGATTAATTAATGATTTACAGGATATAAGTCGTCTTGAAAGAAAGGACTATGAATATCATTTCAAAGAATTAAATATTTCCAATTTAATAAAAAAGGTATATATGATATTTGAATCTCTGGTAAAAGATATGGATGTAAAACTTTATCTTGATATAGAAAAGGAATTAATTATTACCGGTGATGAAGACAGGCTTATGCAAGTTGCCTACAATATTCTCGATAATGCTGTGAAATTTACCTATATAAAAGAAAATGGTCCAAAAGAAATATTTATTAGATTGTATTCTGGAAAAGAAGATGAAATAATATTCGAAGTTGAAGATACAGGTATTGGAATTCCAGAAAGAGAAAGGAATAAAATATTTAATCTATTCTATAGAGTTGATAAATCAAGATCAAGACAAATTCCAGGAACCGGTATAGGATTGTATATTGTAAAACAAATACTTGAAAAACATAGAGCATATATTGAAGTAGATAGTGAAGAACAACAGGGTACGTTAATAAAGATTATATTTAAAGGGAGGAGTTTAAATGAGACCAGTAGACATAATTCATAA
- a CDS encoding pyrimidine-nucleoside phosphorylase: MRPVDIIHKKRNGGINTKEEIEFMVNGYVDGSIPDYQISAWLMAIYFNGMNKEERYYLTMTMRNSGDIIDLSGIEGIKIDKHSTGGVGDKTTLAVGPLVASAGLKVSKLSGRGLGHTGGTIDKLESIPGFKTAISKDEFFKIANEVGMVVAGQTGNIAPADKKLYALRDVTDTVDEISLISASIMSKKLAVNSDGIVLDVKTGSGAFMKNLDDAVALAKSMVEIAELNNRKIVAVVTNMDQPLGEMVGNSLEVWEAIETLKGNGPEDFTELCLELAASMIDLAGIYEYKEARKILEENIKNGKALEIMRKWIKAQGGDERVVDNPEEILPISKNIVEFKAEKSGYVSHIDAEKVGIASMVLGAGRKKKEDEIDYSVGIKVMKKLGAKVEKGDTIALLYVSDKSNVEESLELMKEAYEITDNPPTEHKMKLIYEKISGGK, encoded by the coding sequence ATGAGACCAGTAGACATAATTCATAAAAAAAGAAATGGTGGAATTAATACAAAAGAAGAAATAGAATTTATGGTAAATGGATATGTAGATGGAAGCATTCCAGATTATCAGATTTCTGCATGGCTAATGGCAATATATTTTAATGGAATGAATAAGGAAGAAAGATATTATCTTACCATGACCATGAGAAATAGCGGGGATATAATAGACTTATCAGGAATTGAAGGAATTAAAATTGATAAACATTCTACCGGTGGTGTAGGAGATAAAACAACTCTTGCTGTAGGACCGCTTGTAGCTTCTGCTGGATTAAAGGTATCAAAACTTTCAGGAAGAGGGCTTGGTCATACTGGTGGAACTATAGATAAGTTAGAATCCATACCTGGATTTAAAACAGCTATCTCAAAAGATGAATTCTTTAAAATTGCCAATGAAGTAGGAATGGTTGTTGCTGGCCAGACAGGAAATATTGCACCAGCAGATAAAAAATTATATGCATTAAGAGACGTTACAGATACTGTAGATGAAATTTCATTGATTTCTGCAAGTATAATGAGTAAAAAACTTGCTGTAAATTCTGATGGAATTGTTTTAGATGTAAAAACTGGAAGTGGAGCTTTCATGAAAAATCTTGATGATGCCGTTGCTCTTGCAAAATCAATGGTTGAAATTGCTGAACTTAATAATAGAAAAATAGTTGCTGTTGTAACAAATATGGATCAACCACTTGGTGAAATGGTTGGTAATTCCCTTGAAGTATGGGAAGCAATAGAAACATTAAAAGGAAATGGTCCTGAAGATTTCACTGAATTATGTCTTGAACTTGCCGCAAGCATGATTGACCTTGCAGGTATATATGAATATAAAGAAGCAAGAAAAATATTAGAAGAAAACATCAAAAATGGAAAAGCTTTAGAAATTATGAGAAAATGGATAAAAGCTCAAGGTGGAGACGAAAGAGTAGTTGACAATCCAGAAGAAATATTGCCTATTTCAAAAAATATCGTTGAATTCAAAGCAGAAAAATCTGGATATGTATCACATATAGATGCAGAAAAAGTTGGAATTGCTTCAATGGTGTTAGGTGCTGGAAGAAAGAAAAAAGAAGATGAAATAGATTATTCAGTTGGAATAAAGGTTATGAAGAAATTAGGTGCAAAGGTTGAAAAAGGAGATACTATTGCTTTATTATATGTATCAGATAAAAGTAATGTAGAAGAATCGCTTGAATTAATGAAAGAAGCATATGAAATTACAGACAATCCTCCAACAGAACATAAAATGAAATTAATATATGAAAAAATTTCAGGAGGTAAATAA